One stretch of Paenibacillus sp. FSL R5-0341 DNA includes these proteins:
- a CDS encoding ABC transporter ATP-binding protein has product MAKPASSSIQQTVVPPIGRPGPAGRGPVPKVRAKNARHALIRVWSYMGRHRKGVIAALVLTALGTLLNLAGPYLLGRAVNEHIVPKITTGLLKECLLLLSVYVLGSLLMWAQSYVMIGVSQLTVKDLRHALFSRLQELPVSFFDKNQSGDLMSRATNDIDNVSTTLNQSVTQLMSSAILLVGSLSIMFALDVRLTLLSLITVPLITIATRLIASRTRKHFTAQQKLLGELNGYAQETIAGQKVVAAYNRQDQAHQHFQNLNEKLRTSSTQAQTVSGLVGPTMNVMNNIGFAILASVGGWMAYHDLTSIGLIVSFLAYSRQIERPLNDLANQYNLIQAAIAGAERVFHIMDTPSEYVEEQKKQLDEIQGKVVFEDVSFGYSAERDILKKVSFTAKPGEMIALVGPTGAGKTTIINLLPRFYEITGGRITIDGYDISELEKDQLRRQLGIVLQDAYLFSGTIRDNLAYGKPDATDEQIRQAAELANAHSFIRKLSQGYDTPIISGGSNLSQGQRQLLTIARAILADPAILILDEATSSIDTRTEMQIQEAMRTLMKDRTSFVIAHRLSTIREADQILVIDDGQIAERGNHDELMQQQGFYYQLHQGQLK; this is encoded by the coding sequence TTGGCTAAACCTGCATCTTCCTCCATTCAACAAACCGTCGTGCCTCCTATCGGAAGACCTGGTCCAGCGGGCAGAGGCCCTGTTCCCAAAGTCAGAGCCAAAAATGCTCGCCACGCCCTCATCCGGGTATGGTCATACATGGGACGTCATCGCAAAGGAGTTATTGCTGCATTAGTGCTGACGGCTCTCGGAACACTGCTCAATCTGGCAGGACCTTATCTTCTCGGCCGCGCCGTTAACGAACATATCGTTCCCAAAATAACAACGGGTTTGCTGAAGGAATGTCTTCTCTTGTTGAGTGTTTATGTCCTCGGCTCACTCCTGATGTGGGCTCAATCCTATGTCATGATTGGTGTGTCACAGTTGACCGTCAAGGATCTGCGGCATGCGTTGTTCTCCCGACTACAAGAGCTGCCTGTCAGCTTTTTTGATAAAAATCAAAGCGGGGATCTGATGAGCCGCGCCACCAATGATATCGATAACGTGTCCACAACGCTGAATCAAAGCGTAACCCAATTGATGTCCAGTGCCATTCTGCTCGTTGGCTCCTTGTCGATCATGTTTGCACTCGATGTCCGGCTTACCCTGCTCAGTCTGATAACGGTACCTTTGATTACCATTGCCACTCGCCTGATCGCTTCGAGAACACGTAAACACTTCACCGCCCAGCAGAAATTACTTGGTGAGCTTAACGGGTATGCTCAGGAAACCATTGCTGGACAAAAAGTCGTAGCGGCCTATAACCGTCAGGATCAGGCACACCAACATTTTCAGAACCTGAACGAGAAACTTCGCACATCCAGCACACAAGCCCAGACTGTTTCGGGTCTGGTTGGACCTACGATGAACGTGATGAACAACATCGGGTTTGCCATTCTGGCTTCTGTAGGTGGATGGATGGCCTATCATGATCTGACGTCCATCGGGCTGATCGTCAGCTTTCTCGCTTACTCCCGCCAGATTGAGCGGCCGCTCAACGATCTGGCCAATCAGTACAATCTGATTCAGGCTGCAATTGCAGGTGCTGAACGCGTGTTCCACATCATGGATACACCTAGCGAATACGTGGAGGAACAGAAGAAACAACTGGATGAGATTCAAGGTAAAGTTGTATTTGAAGACGTCTCCTTCGGGTACAGTGCGGAGCGAGACATTTTGAAGAAGGTTAGCTTTACCGCAAAACCGGGTGAGATGATTGCACTCGTTGGACCCACCGGTGCAGGTAAAACGACCATTATCAACCTGTTACCCCGTTTCTACGAGATTACAGGCGGACGGATTACCATCGATGGATATGACATCTCCGAACTGGAGAAGGATCAATTGCGGCGGCAACTTGGCATTGTGCTTCAGGATGCCTACCTGTTCTCAGGTACCATTCGCGATAATCTCGCCTACGGCAAGCCGGACGCAACGGATGAACAGATCAGGCAAGCGGCTGAACTTGCGAATGCACATTCGTTTATCCGCAAACTGTCCCAGGGCTACGATACCCCCATCATTTCTGGAGGAAGCAATCTGAGTCAGGGACAACGACAGCTGTTAACCATTGCCCGGGCAATTCTGGCTGATCCAGCCATTCTTATTCTGGATGAAGCAACGAGCAGTATTGATACGCGTACGGAGATGCAGATCCAGGAAGCGATGCGCACATTAATGAAGGACCGCACCAGCTTCGTCATCGCCCACAGGCTGAGCACGATTCGCGAAGCCGATCAGATTCTCGTCATCGATGATGGACAGATTGCTGAACGGGGAAATCATGATGAGTTGATGCAGCAACAAGGATTCTACTATCAGTTACATCAGGGACAACTAAAATAA
- a CDS encoding ABC transporter ATP-binding protein, producing MWTLKRFLTPYKSAAILAPLLMVLEVAMDLLQPKLMSSIVDDGVLAGNLSHIVTTGLIMLLVALIGWVGGAGCTLYSSKAAVGYGTDLRQELFDHIQTFSFRNLDTFQEGSLITRLTSDITQMQTFVQMLLRMFIRSPMLIIGSIIMAFTISVKLALILIATVPVLFIILFILIKASYPLFASVQSKLDQVNAVLQENLAGIRVVKAFARARLEKKRFKQSNEDYTSTAVKAWRIVTLNAPVLSLMLNATIVAVLWFGGFQVVGGDIAAGDLIAFINYVTVVLSSLTSIGMMMMSFSRAKVSAERINEVLHTEPDIQSGTDNSGNAQSHQSNRNQSSSQPTPLPSRVAGQVEFRDVSFRYDGDHTLTGINLMARPGEKVALIGSTGSGKTSLVQLIPRLYDASQGEVLVNGVNVRHWDLQDLRSRVSIVLQESILFSGSIRDNICFGQPGATDAELRAAAQAAAADDFIMKLKDGYDTELGQRGVNLSGGQKQRISIARALLMRPEVLILDDSTSAVDLRTEASIQKALQSLMKDSTTFLIAQRISSVKDADCIYVIDEGQIVARGTHDDLMAHSSHYQAIYYSQQRKEDVQFG from the coding sequence TTGTGGACGTTAAAACGATTCTTGACCCCGTATAAGTCGGCGGCGATCCTCGCCCCGCTGCTCATGGTACTTGAGGTTGCCATGGACCTGCTCCAGCCCAAGCTGATGTCCAGCATCGTGGATGATGGTGTGCTTGCAGGCAACCTGTCCCATATCGTAACTACAGGTCTGATTATGCTACTTGTTGCGTTAATTGGCTGGGTCGGCGGCGCAGGCTGTACACTCTATTCAAGCAAGGCTGCCGTGGGATACGGCACGGATCTGCGTCAGGAACTGTTTGACCATATTCAAACCTTCTCCTTCCGGAATCTGGATACGTTTCAGGAAGGATCTCTGATTACTCGTCTGACGAGTGACATTACCCAGATGCAGACCTTTGTACAGATGCTGCTGCGGATGTTTATCCGTTCGCCGATGCTGATCATTGGTAGTATCATCATGGCGTTTACGATCAGTGTGAAGCTGGCTTTGATTCTTATTGCGACTGTGCCCGTACTGTTTATTATTTTATTTATCCTGATAAAAGCTTCCTATCCGCTGTTCGCCAGCGTTCAGAGCAAGCTCGATCAGGTCAATGCCGTTCTTCAGGAAAATCTCGCTGGCATCCGAGTCGTCAAGGCATTTGCACGTGCGCGTCTGGAGAAAAAGCGCTTCAAGCAATCCAATGAAGATTACACGTCAACTGCCGTGAAAGCCTGGCGGATTGTCACACTGAATGCACCTGTGCTCAGCCTCATGCTGAATGCTACGATTGTAGCGGTGCTTTGGTTCGGAGGTTTCCAGGTAGTAGGAGGCGATATTGCTGCCGGAGATCTGATTGCTTTTATCAACTATGTCACGGTTGTACTCTCGTCCCTCACGTCCATCGGCATGATGATGATGAGCTTCTCCCGCGCCAAGGTATCTGCTGAGCGGATCAACGAGGTGTTACATACAGAGCCGGATATTCAATCGGGAACCGATAACTCCGGGAATGCACAGTCTCACCAGTCTAATCGTAATCAGTCCTCATCCCAACCGACTCCACTTCCCTCGCGCGTAGCCGGTCAAGTGGAGTTCAGGGATGTATCTTTCCGTTATGACGGAGACCATACACTTACCGGAATTAATCTGATGGCTCGCCCGGGTGAGAAAGTGGCCCTGATCGGTTCGACAGGCTCAGGCAAAACCTCGCTGGTGCAGCTGATTCCCCGTCTGTATGATGCTTCGCAGGGGGAAGTGCTCGTGAATGGAGTGAATGTTCGTCACTGGGATCTCCAGGACCTTCGCAGCCGAGTTTCCATTGTGCTGCAGGAATCCATTCTGTTCAGCGGCAGCATCCGGGATAACATTTGCTTCGGCCAGCCCGGTGCAACAGATGCTGAATTACGTGCTGCGGCACAAGCTGCGGCAGCGGATGATTTTATTATGAAACTGAAGGATGGCTATGACACGGAGCTGGGTCAGCGCGGGGTCAATCTGTCCGGTGGACAGAAACAGCGTATATCCATTGCACGCGCCCTACTCATGCGACCGGAAGTGTTAATTCTGGATGATAGCACCAGTGCTGTGGATTTGCGTACGGAAGCAAGCATTCAGAAGGCTTTGCAATCTTTGATGAAAGATAGCACGACCTTTTTGATTGCACAGCGGATCTCCTCCGTGAAGGATGCAGACTGTATATATGTCATTGATGAAGGACAGATCGTTGCCAGGGGCACACATGATGACCTTATGGCTCATTCATCACACTACCAGGCGATCTATTATTCGCAGCAACGGAAGGAGGATGTTCAATTTGGCTAA
- a CDS encoding MarR family transcriptional regulator: protein MNPVQNDRLMGQLSELVKLKRYKVHEKLVNHPELYPGQPPLLFQLEREDGQSQKNLAEQLRRSPATVTVMLKRMETSGYVRREADPKDLRSLRVFLTDQGRSALQELREVVQELERQAEKDFTPEESQLMSALAQRMLQNLRES, encoded by the coding sequence ATGAACCCAGTCCAAAATGATCGGTTAATGGGACAGCTATCCGAACTCGTGAAGCTGAAACGCTACAAGGTTCATGAGAAACTTGTGAACCACCCCGAGTTGTATCCGGGACAGCCTCCTTTGTTGTTCCAGCTTGAACGGGAGGATGGCCAATCCCAGAAAAATCTGGCCGAACAACTTCGACGCAGTCCCGCAACCGTAACCGTCATGCTCAAGCGCATGGAAACGTCCGGTTATGTGAGACGTGAAGCGGACCCGAAGGATCTGCGCAGTCTGCGAGTATTCCTGACGGATCAGGGGCGCTCTGCACTACAAGAACTGAGAGAAGTAGTTCAGGAGTTGGAACGACAGGCCGAGAAAGATTTTACACCGGAAGAGTCCCAGCTGATGTCTGCACTCGCACAGCGTATGCTCCAAAACCTGCGTGAATCTTGA
- a CDS encoding NUDIX domain-containing protein, with product MTNEGPSGGKAPDYREHQDHVHISEQQFLETYNAGDYERPSVTVDMLVFTIRSEAQENYRKLAEPELQLLLIRRGGHPYLGQWALPGGFVSMQESLEDAARRELLTETGLDDIYLEQLYTWGDVERDPRTRVISCSYMALVDSSELELQAGDDASEASWFRVEQRLLEEKRHIHERGRVTERKLQLILINGTEELSAIVETKETIEGRVRSHRMTLGEVQGIAFDHAKIIHYALERLRSKIEYTDIAFNLMPETFTLTALQKVHEIISGKKLLAAAFRRKIADWVIETGEYASSAGHRPSRLYRLNPERLTP from the coding sequence ATGACTAACGAAGGTCCATCTGGAGGAAAAGCCCCCGATTACCGGGAGCATCAGGATCATGTACATATCAGTGAACAACAGTTTCTGGAAACGTATAATGCTGGCGATTACGAACGTCCTTCCGTCACCGTGGACATGTTGGTCTTTACGATTCGCAGTGAGGCTCAGGAGAACTATCGCAAGCTTGCGGAACCCGAACTCCAGTTACTGCTGATCCGGCGGGGCGGCCATCCTTATCTGGGGCAGTGGGCGTTACCGGGCGGATTCGTCTCGATGCAGGAATCATTGGAGGATGCTGCTCGGCGGGAACTGCTGACGGAGACGGGGCTGGATGATATCTATCTGGAGCAACTGTATACATGGGGGGATGTGGAACGTGATCCACGTACACGTGTCATCAGCTGTTCCTACATGGCGTTGGTTGATAGCAGCGAGTTGGAACTTCAGGCTGGCGATGATGCCAGTGAGGCCAGCTGGTTTCGGGTGGAGCAGCGACTTTTGGAAGAGAAGCGCCATATCCATGAGCGTGGACGTGTGACAGAACGCAAGCTGCAGTTGATTTTGATCAATGGAACAGAAGAGTTATCGGCTATTGTCGAGACGAAAGAAACGATAGAAGGCCGAGTGAGGAGCCATCGTATGACGTTGGGTGAGGTTCAGGGGATTGCCTTTGATCATGCCAAAATCATTCATTATGCGCTTGAGCGTTTGCGATCCAAGATCGAGTACACGGATATTGCATTTAATCTGATGCCGGAGACGTTTACGCTGACTGCGCTTCAGAAAGTACATGAGATTATCAGTGGTAAAAAGCTGCTAGCTGCCGCTTTCCGGCGCAAAATTGCCGATTGGGTCATTGAAACGGGTGAGTATGCGAGCAGTGCGGGACATCGACCGTCCCGTTTGTACAGACTGAACCCGGAGAGACTGACACCGTAG
- a CDS encoding NADAR family protein produces the protein MEKFTFFWRTVSPFSQWHPADFTVKGVHYTSAEQYMMHQKALLFGDQTIADKILKASSAPVQKKLGRQVAGFDQTVWEAECQRIVYEGNLAKFTQNEELLTALRATRGTTLVEASPDDRIWGVGLAEEDPRIRNRRTWRGTNWLGEILTRLREDIGSDSDE, from the coding sequence ATGGAAAAGTTTACGTTTTTCTGGCGAACTGTATCTCCGTTCTCACAGTGGCACCCGGCGGATTTTACTGTAAAAGGGGTTCACTACACGAGTGCGGAGCAATACATGATGCACCAGAAAGCGCTGCTGTTCGGCGATCAGACCATCGCAGACAAGATTCTGAAGGCAAGCTCTGCTCCGGTACAAAAAAAGCTGGGCAGACAGGTCGCAGGCTTCGACCAGACAGTATGGGAAGCTGAATGTCAGCGCATTGTCTATGAGGGCAATTTGGCCAAATTTACACAAAACGAAGAACTGCTAACCGCGCTGCGTGCCACTCGTGGAACGACCCTTGTGGAAGCAAGCCCAGATGATCGCATCTGGGGTGTAGGGCTGGCGGAGGAAGACCCGCGTATTCGCAATCGAAGAACATGGCGGGGAACCAACTGGCTGGGTGAGATTCTGACCCGTCTAAGAGAAGATATAGGAAGTGATTCAGATGAATAA
- a CDS encoding TIGR02452 family protein has product MNNFNKSTGSTSSNPRSKRANIAQQTLAILDEGQYVNGYDRKVEIGTDVQQAIRNSVLYRPAALSALREKLRTEAYVGIQPTAPSAEIEAAPGRIEVTGETTLGAASRLTVAEGREDVVCLNFASAKNPGGGFLGGSQAQEESLARATGLYPCIAQMDEMYEYNRKQRSGLYSNYMIYSPDVPVIRDDEDRLLDKYYVSSFITAPAVNAGVVKERGEADDLQIESVMKERIRYILDVAATNGHRTIVLGAYGCGVFRNEPAVVAKYFHDVLVGEGFKDSFERVVFAVYDRSAGQRTLKAFQDRLTGV; this is encoded by the coding sequence ATGAATAATTTTAATAAATCAACAGGCTCCACTAGCTCCAATCCACGTTCCAAGCGGGCTAATATCGCACAGCAGACGTTGGCTATTTTGGATGAAGGGCAATACGTAAATGGGTATGATCGCAAGGTTGAGATAGGTACCGATGTGCAGCAAGCCATCCGCAATTCGGTCTTATACCGTCCAGCAGCATTGTCCGCGCTCAGAGAAAAGCTTCGTACAGAAGCTTACGTTGGAATTCAACCCACGGCCCCATCCGCTGAAATTGAGGCTGCACCGGGTCGCATTGAAGTTACTGGCGAGACTACACTTGGGGCCGCTTCACGTTTGACGGTAGCTGAAGGAAGAGAAGATGTGGTCTGTTTGAACTTTGCATCAGCGAAAAATCCGGGCGGCGGCTTCCTAGGCGGAAGTCAGGCACAGGAAGAGAGTCTGGCCCGAGCGACGGGGCTATATCCGTGTATCGCTCAAATGGATGAAATGTACGAGTACAATCGCAAACAGCGATCGGGTCTCTATTCGAATTATATGATCTATTCACCGGATGTTCCGGTGATCCGGGATGACGAAGACCGATTGCTGGACAAATATTATGTATCATCATTTATTACTGCGCCGGCGGTGAATGCGGGTGTGGTGAAAGAGCGTGGAGAAGCGGATGATCTACAGATTGAGTCCGTGATGAAGGAACGTATCCGTTATATTCTGGACGTGGCTGCTACGAATGGTCATCGGACGATTGTTCTGGGCGCGTACGGTTGCGGCGTATTTCGTAATGAACCGGCAGTGGTGGCGAAGTATTTTCATGATGTGTTAGTGGGAGAGGGTTTTAAGGACTCTTTTGAACGCGTTGTATTTGCTGTATATGATCGATCCGCAGGTCAGCGAACATTAAAGGCATTTCAGGATCGCTTGACTGGGGTATAA
- a CDS encoding iron-hydroxamate ABC transporter substrate-binding protein gives MLKKNLMLVMSICLVLILAACGTANNSSSASGGSSTDTSTENQDNSASSGEQRIASMSIHLTNDLLSLGITPVGSVIGGEAKAFLSHVADRLQNTTPLGPVKDPDMEALLALKPDVIYLDEEFSGDDIAKFEKIAPVHVFNLDDGTWRDHLKDIGKLVNREKEAEQYIQDYATETEEVKSLIHDTIGDDGTVMAIRVTAKELRVFSTRRPMGPILYEDLGLTPAKGITDIDSTKPYQVVSREILPDYDADAIFVVVNSDDEAQSMFKELQNNPIWQGLKAVKAGHVYPIGAQPWLDYSSIGNKMAMDEAKEMFSRK, from the coding sequence ATGTTAAAGAAAAATCTTATGCTTGTCATGAGTATCTGTCTGGTGCTTATACTCGCAGCCTGTGGAACGGCCAATAATTCATCATCTGCTTCTGGCGGTTCGTCCACGGATACTTCAACCGAAAATCAAGACAACAGCGCAAGTTCGGGCGAGCAACGCATCGCCTCCATGTCGATCCATCTGACCAATGATCTGTTATCTCTCGGCATCACTCCTGTTGGTTCAGTTATCGGTGGCGAAGCCAAGGCCTTCCTGTCCCATGTTGCTGATCGTCTTCAGAATACAACGCCGCTTGGTCCCGTGAAAGACCCGGATATGGAAGCTTTGCTTGCCCTGAAACCGGATGTGATCTATCTGGACGAAGAATTCTCCGGTGATGATATTGCCAAATTTGAAAAAATTGCTCCGGTACATGTCTTCAATCTGGATGACGGTACATGGCGTGACCATCTGAAAGACATTGGCAAACTCGTGAATCGCGAGAAAGAAGCCGAGCAATACATTCAGGACTACGCGACCGAAACAGAAGAAGTGAAATCTCTGATTCATGACACGATTGGAGATGATGGCACTGTGATGGCGATCCGTGTGACTGCCAAAGAGTTACGTGTGTTCAGTACACGCCGTCCCATGGGTCCCATTTTATATGAAGATCTGGGTCTGACTCCTGCCAAAGGCATTACAGACATCGATTCGACCAAACCTTATCAAGTGGTCTCCCGTGAAATCTTGCCGGACTATGATGCAGATGCGATCTTTGTGGTTGTGAATTCGGATGATGAAGCCCAAAGCATGTTCAAGGAGCTGCAAAACAATCCGATCTGGCAAGGCCTGAAAGCAGTCAAAGCCGGTCACGTCTACCCAATTGGTGCACAGCCTTGGCTGGATTATTCATCTATCGGTAATAAAATGGCCATGGATGAAGCCAAAGAAATGTTCTCCAGGAAGTAA
- a CDS encoding iron ABC transporter permease, translated as MNSNTPSRGKRSIIVSVTLLCVAIAVVVISLNTGTIRLSPVAVLQTLFGNGSSDDQIVLFDYRLPRILVTVLAGAGLGIAGAALQGITRNPLADPGILGLHAGAAFGLMVFVSLSFTLDSSVALLIPLFAFAGSVAAALIIMLLSYDRHNGVSPIKLILVGIAVAAGFHALTLYLSLRLDEDTYSFAARWLAGSVWGRDWVHVQALLPWVVLCISYIWSRSKTLDAFNLGDAAATSIGTPVRSQRVILLLCAVALSAVSVSMAGGIGFIGLAAPHLARRLVGPMHRHLIPAAGLIGMVILVSADTIGRTIFQPNAIPAGVVVAAIGAPYFLYLLVRSK; from the coding sequence ATGAATTCCAATACACCTTCACGAGGCAAACGTTCGATAATTGTCAGCGTCACGCTGCTCTGTGTCGCCATTGCCGTTGTTGTGATCAGCCTGAACACGGGAACCATTCGTCTGTCCCCAGTGGCTGTATTGCAGACTTTGTTTGGTAATGGCAGTTCGGATGATCAGATTGTACTGTTTGATTACCGACTGCCTCGCATTCTGGTGACTGTACTGGCCGGAGCGGGGCTTGGTATTGCTGGAGCGGCGCTGCAAGGGATCACTCGCAATCCATTGGCGGACCCAGGCATTCTGGGATTGCATGCCGGGGCAGCGTTTGGACTAATGGTGTTTGTTAGTCTCTCCTTTACGCTGGATAGCTCTGTGGCCTTGCTGATTCCGCTGTTTGCTTTTGCAGGCAGTGTGGCCGCCGCCCTGATCATCATGCTGTTATCTTATGATCGCCATAACGGCGTATCACCCATTAAGCTGATTCTGGTGGGAATCGCGGTAGCGGCCGGGTTCCATGCGTTAACACTCTATCTATCCCTGCGTCTGGATGAAGATACTTATTCCTTTGCCGCTCGCTGGCTGGCAGGAAGTGTCTGGGGCCGGGATTGGGTTCATGTGCAAGCGTTGCTTCCTTGGGTGGTGCTATGTATCTCGTACATTTGGAGTCGATCCAAAACGCTTGATGCCTTCAATCTTGGAGATGCTGCCGCAACCAGTATCGGGACGCCTGTCCGCTCCCAGCGTGTTATTTTGCTGCTCTGTGCCGTGGCTTTGTCAGCCGTCAGTGTGTCCATGGCTGGTGGGATCGGCTTTATCGGTCTGGCAGCGCCACATCTGGCGCGCAGGCTTGTCGGTCCGATGCATCGGCATCTGATCCCTGCCGCCGGACTCATCGGTATGGTTATTCTGGTGAGTGCCGATACGATCGGGCGAACGATCTTTCAGCCTAACGCCATTCCGGCAGGCGTGGTGGTTGCTGCAATTGGTGCACCTTACTTTTTGTACCTTTTAGTACGTAGCAAGTAA
- a CDS encoding iron ABC transporter permease, with protein sequence MFLSVIAVLLLSMFVAISLGAKGLTLETVWTAIFQYNPALTPHQIIHELRLPRVLAAVMIGAAFAVAGALMQGITRNPLADTGILGINAGATFVVALSFAFWPGLPYGWIMFLSFVGAVLGTLLIFLLGMAAPGGLSSIRLTVAGAVVAAMLSSLSTGVAIYFDLSQDLAFWYAGGFGGIEWRHLKLILPVLLVTLVLIMPLAQRVSLMSLGEEVAINLGINLRWTRFLALAAVVVLAGVSVSAVGSIGFVGLVIPHISRKLVGVDYRLIIPMSSLLGAILLVLADLGSRIVNPPEELAVGIMVAFVGVPFFLYLARKERRAL encoded by the coding sequence ATGTTTTTGTCTGTCATAGCCGTACTGCTGCTAAGTATGTTTGTCGCAATCTCGTTAGGTGCCAAAGGACTTACACTGGAAACGGTATGGACTGCCATTTTTCAGTACAATCCGGCTTTGACACCACATCAGATTATTCATGAGCTGCGGCTGCCTCGTGTCCTTGCTGCCGTTATGATCGGCGCTGCCTTTGCCGTTGCAGGAGCATTAATGCAAGGTATTACGCGTAATCCGCTGGCAGACACGGGCATTCTGGGCATCAATGCTGGAGCTACTTTTGTCGTGGCACTGAGCTTTGCCTTTTGGCCCGGACTGCCTTACGGCTGGATCATGTTTCTATCATTCGTGGGGGCTGTTCTGGGCACACTGCTCATCTTCCTGCTTGGAATGGCAGCACCTGGTGGGCTGAGTTCCATCAGACTGACCGTTGCCGGGGCCGTGGTTGCCGCCATGTTAAGCTCACTCAGCACAGGCGTCGCCATTTATTTTGACCTGAGTCAGGATCTGGCCTTCTGGTATGCGGGTGGTTTTGGCGGAATTGAATGGCGGCATCTGAAGTTAATTCTTCCCGTACTGCTTGTGACGCTGGTGCTGATCATGCCACTCGCCCAGCGTGTATCCCTTATGTCACTCGGTGAAGAAGTAGCGATTAATCTAGGGATCAACCTGCGCTGGACGAGATTTCTCGCCCTGGCAGCGGTTGTTGTGCTGGCTGGCGTGTCTGTGTCGGCAGTGGGCTCGATCGGATTTGTGGGACTCGTCATCCCTCACATCTCCCGCAAACTAGTTGGTGTAGATTATCGACTCATCATTCCGATGTCTTCTCTGCTTGGAGCGATATTACTGGTGCTCGCCGATCTGGGCTCACGCATCGTGAACCCTCCCGAGGAGCTCGCGGTGGGCATTATGGTTGCCTTTGTCGGTGTACCGTTCTTCCTCTATCTGGCCCGTAAAGAAAGGAGGGCCTTGTAG